One window from the genome of Selenomonadales bacterium encodes:
- a CDS encoding ImmA/IrrE family metallo-endopeptidase — protein MKNIPLRARNLIRKHGTTDPWRIAREMKFDVMFLPLPDRVNGMWRRVLGRKYIVIDDALDEWQQKAVLCHELGHYLMHRDYASYSMAGRTFFSNARCEHEANRFAAEIFAITGSEHTADDVMHFLTANS, from the coding sequence TTGAAAAACATTCCGCTGCGCGCCCGCAACCTCATTCGCAAGCACGGCACGACAGACCCGTGGCGCATCGCACGCGAAATGAAGTTCGACGTCATGTTCCTGCCACTCCCCGATAGAGTGAACGGCATGTGGCGACGCGTACTGGGGCGCAAGTACATCGTGATCGACGATGCACTCGACGAATGGCAGCAAAAAGCAGTCCTCTGCCACGAGCTCGGCCATTACCTCATGCATCGCGACTACGCCAGCTACTCCATGGCGGGACGGACATTCTTCTCAAATGCACGCTGCGAACACGAAGCCAACCGCTTCGCCGCCGAGATCTTCGCCATCACAGGCAGCGAACACACGGCAGACGACGTCATGCACTTTCTCACAGCCAACAGCTGA